Proteins encoded within one genomic window of Methanosarcina barkeri str. Wiesmoor:
- a CDS encoding nitroreductase family protein, translating to MGMFDTIQDRRSIRTYKSERIPQEKLEKLLEAARLAPSAANRQNWKFIVVENEHIKKQLVIACNNQAFVGTASHVIAGVGDPSQKWHQVDLAIALEHIVLEAVELGLGTCWIGAFNEDEVKRVLQIPKDKKVVALLTVGVPAESPAARPRKTLEEIVSYNEYK from the coding sequence ATGGGCATGTTTGATACGATACAGGACAGGAGAAGCATACGGACGTATAAAAGTGAGCGCATACCACAGGAAAAGCTTGAAAAACTGCTGGAAGCTGCAAGGTTAGCACCATCGGCTGCAAACAGGCAGAACTGGAAATTCATTGTTGTCGAGAATGAGCACATAAAAAAACAGCTTGTTATTGCTTGCAATAACCAGGCATTCGTAGGTACTGCCTCGCATGTTATCGCAGGAGTAGGGGATCCCTCTCAAAAGTGGCACCAGGTTGACCTTGCCATTGCTCTTGAACACATTGTCCTGGAAGCTGTTGAGTTAGGACTTGGTACCTGCTGGATTGGCGCTTTCAACGAAGATGAAGTTAAAAGAGTACTCCAGATACCTAAGGACAAAAAAGTCGTTGCTTTACTGACTGTGGGAGTTCCAGCCGAATCACCCGCCGCCAGGCCAAGAAAAACTCTGGAAGAAATTGTATCTTACAATGAATACAAATAA
- a CDS encoding Ig-like domain repeat protein, whose protein sequence is MGKGGKSYSLFLTSTAFLLLVIIILSVELVATAHSDLSAEYAYVPNEKSNTVSVINTTTDAVISTVPVGNVPVGVAISLDGTKVYVTNFGNDDVPGRTVSIIDTATEEITSMNVEEGKPGKPAGVAIYPYEQKVYVAKLLNGKVRAVDLITNKASDIPVGTDPCGIAITPDGSRVYVANIGSNTISVINTVTNNITKTVNVGVKPYGVAINKNGTKVYVTNMGSSNVSVINTTTNEVTDNLIAGKDPHGIAVAPDEKWVYVANHNTPMGTVSVINTTTKDVTNITVGKNPCGVAVNKNGTKVYVTNSGTADDLGGTVSIIDTETKTVMGQPISVGIRPSGLGQFIGSVPGSRVETMTTLTSSPNRFLAGESRTLTATVSATSQVTEKPSGTVTFMEGATSIGTETLSDGQAILDTSLLSNGSHSIIARYKGNNQFRPSTSSSFTLKGQDLSSKKSVLEHPIVAGVIIAVVSGIISLGLYIIKKKYFS, encoded by the coding sequence ATGGGAAAGGGGGGCAAATCATACTCACTGTTTTTAACTTCAACAGCTTTTCTCTTACTTGTAATCATTATTTTATCTGTTGAGTTGGTGGCTACTGCGCATAGCGACTTGTCCGCTGAATATGCATATGTGCCTAATGAAAAAAGTAATACTGTTTCTGTGATTAACACAACAACCGACGCTGTTATCTCCACGGTGCCTGTAGGAAATGTTCCTGTGGGTGTTGCAATCAGCCTTGATGGAACAAAGGTATATGTGACTAACTTTGGTAATGACGACGTTCCCGGACGTACTGTCTCCATAATTGATACGGCCACCGAAGAGATTACATCGATGAATGTAGAAGAAGGCAAACCAGGCAAACCTGCTGGAGTTGCAATCTATCCGTATGAACAAAAAGTATATGTGGCAAAATTATTGAATGGAAAAGTTCGTGCAGTTGACCTGATAACCAACAAAGCTTCTGATATACCTGTAGGAACCGACCCTTGCGGAATTGCAATCACCCCGGACGGATCAAGGGTATATGTGGCGAACATCGGCAGCAATACCATCTCTGTGATTAACACAGTAACGAACAATATTACAAAGACGGTAAACGTAGGAGTCAAACCCTATGGAGTTGCAATCAACAAGAATGGAACAAAAGTATATGTCACGAACATGGGAAGTAGCAATGTTTCTGTAATTAACACAACAACCAACGAAGTTACAGACAATTTAATTGCAGGAAAAGATCCTCATGGAATTGCAGTCGCACCAGATGAAAAATGGGTATATGTGGCAAACCATAATACTCCCATGGGCACAGTCTCTGTGATTAACACAACCACAAAAGATGTTACAAATATAACTGTAGGAAAAAATCCTTGTGGAGTTGCAGTCAACAAAAATGGAACAAAGGTATATGTGACAAATTCCGGTACCGCTGATGATCTTGGAGGCACTGTTTCTATAATTGACACCGAAACCAAAACAGTTATGGGCCAGCCAATTTCTGTAGGAATTCGTCCTTCTGGTTTAGGTCAGTTTATAGGTTCTGTTCCAGGGTCCAGAGTAGAAACAATGACTACTTTAACTTCTTCACCCAATCGATTTCTTGCTGGGGAATCAAGAACACTTACCGCTACAGTTAGTGCAACGTCCCAAGTAACAGAAAAACCCTCAGGCACAGTTACCTTCATGGAAGGAGCCACATCTATAGGAACTGAAACTTTAAGTGATGGACAGGCAATTTTGGATACTTCATTGCTTTCAAATGGCTCACATTCGATAATAGCAAGATATAAAGGCAATAATCAGTTTAGACCAAGCACATCCTCTTCTTTCACACTAAAAGGCCAAGATCTAAGTTCCAAAAAATCTGTATTGGAACATCCAATAGTTGCTGGTGTTATTATTGCAGTAGTGAGTGGTATCATATCCCTGGGACTATATATCATAAAGAAAAAATATTTTTCTTGA
- a CDS encoding cation diffusion facilitator family transporter, with product MGDREKNVGFAAVLNILFTFIELIGGFLTNSLALIADALHDFADSFALIIAWYAEKKAKKPATSKMTFGYRRLSLLSATFTIIVLVAGSLFVLTQAIPRLISPEPVNAEGMVLIAVIGVTINSLGYFRLKKGMSQSEKVLSWHLLEDILGWVVLLTGSIIIRFWNKPVIDPIMTIGFTVFVLWGVSKNAKEIFNLLLEGVPEYIDIDEIKKSILSVEGVKMVHDLHIWSLEGETVLLTAHVVVEDKYLQTPDKMRQSIKSKLEKHHIEHSTLELESEGFCSATECIFESKN from the coding sequence ATGGGTGATAGAGAAAAAAATGTGGGGTTTGCTGCGGTTTTAAATATACTCTTCACATTCATAGAACTGATCGGAGGATTCTTAACAAACAGCTTGGCACTCATAGCTGATGCATTGCATGATTTTGCTGACAGTTTTGCGTTAATAATAGCCTGGTACGCAGAAAAGAAAGCAAAAAAACCTGCAACAAGTAAAATGACTTTTGGATATCGAAGGTTATCTCTTTTATCTGCAACATTTACTATTATTGTACTTGTAGCCGGGTCGTTGTTTGTACTTACTCAGGCCATCCCGCGTCTGATCAGTCCGGAACCTGTAAACGCCGAAGGAATGGTTTTAATTGCAGTCATTGGAGTCACTATAAATAGCCTGGGATATTTTCGATTAAAGAAAGGGATGAGTCAGAGTGAGAAAGTGTTATCCTGGCATCTTCTGGAAGACATTTTGGGATGGGTAGTCCTGCTTACCGGGTCGATAATCATAAGGTTCTGGAACAAACCAGTTATTGATCCCATAATGACAATAGGATTCACTGTTTTTGTATTATGGGGAGTTTCTAAAAACGCAAAGGAAATCTTTAATCTCCTTCTAGAAGGTGTCCCAGAATATATCGACATTGATGAGATTAAGAAATCTATCTTATCGGTTGAAGGGGTGAAGATGGTTCATGACCTTCATATATGGTCTCTGGAAGGAGAAACCGTTCTTTTAACAGCTCATGTAGTTGTGGAAGACAAATATCTACAAACGCCGGATAAAATGAGGCAATCTATTAAAAGCAAGTTAGAGAAGCATCACATAGAGCATTCAACGCTTGAACTGGAAAGTGAAGGATTTTGTTCTGCAACAGAATGTATTTTTGAATCGAAGAATTGA
- a CDS encoding cation:proton antiporter, with protein sequence MIEPIFLMEIIVALLVLSMLAQVLTHYFQIPFIIFLFIEGIIVGPEVLNLLNPALYSDVLSAIVSICVSVIVFDGGFQIDWKHMRGVKKSVIKLSTLGVFITFIGITILTHLLINISLPIAALFGALVTATGPSVVGPIIRNIGICHRVAKILEFESVLNDAVSVILTALVFEWITAEMSGTGAVIFMLQRVGMGLIIGSLCGFILRWFFTRGISISKQPARLFTLTFIFACYVLSETIGNESGILAVAVFGIIMGSTEFPQKKMIEEFNNNLAVLMISLIFILLAAMLKFWYIMEIGLKGIALVLLIALFVRPVAVFISMRSSKISTKEKMFISFVGPRGVVPTSIATYFAIRLDEMGIAGGQTIVGLVFLTVIITVFLTGSMSKKVAQILEIIPMEILIIGGGNVGRILAERFENRGENVSVIDISGEECNRCRELGVRAVQGNAADIAVLKKAGIENAKYVVVTTKKDDTNLLFCQIAKAKFGFNGEQLVVRVNNVENLPAFWDLGIRAMSTTMTTAAVMDSMVGGNNLFSMCEVGNKGNIMEVRVTNPKIVGKAIKEINFPEKSLMVMIQRGSESIIAHSNLKLEYNDIATIIADKSSGKSVADILFR encoded by the coding sequence ATGATCGAACCTATATTTTTAATGGAAATAATTGTTGCCTTGCTCGTTCTATCCATGCTGGCACAGGTCCTTACCCACTATTTTCAGATACCTTTTATAATCTTTCTGTTTATTGAAGGAATAATAGTAGGACCCGAGGTTCTAAACCTATTAAACCCGGCTCTTTACTCTGATGTGCTAAGTGCTATCGTTTCGATCTGCGTGTCTGTGATTGTCTTTGATGGAGGATTCCAGATCGACTGGAAGCACATGAGAGGGGTTAAAAAAAGTGTTATTAAATTAAGTACATTAGGAGTTTTTATCACTTTTATTGGGATAACCATACTGACACATCTTCTTATAAATATCTCTCTCCCGATTGCTGCCCTTTTTGGCGCTCTTGTTACTGCAACTGGCCCTAGTGTTGTTGGTCCAATAATCAGGAACATCGGGATTTGCCATAGGGTTGCCAAAATTCTGGAATTTGAGAGTGTCTTAAACGATGCTGTAAGTGTAATTCTAACTGCACTGGTTTTTGAATGGATTACAGCTGAGATGTCCGGAACTGGTGCAGTAATTTTTATGCTGCAAAGAGTTGGGATGGGGTTAATTATAGGGAGCTTATGTGGGTTTATTCTACGCTGGTTTTTTACCAGAGGTATATCCATTAGCAAACAGCCTGCAAGGTTGTTCACTCTCACTTTTATCTTTGCTTGCTATGTATTGTCAGAAACTATAGGCAATGAGTCGGGGATTCTTGCAGTGGCTGTCTTTGGGATTATTATGGGATCTACCGAATTTCCCCAGAAGAAGATGATAGAAGAATTCAATAACAACCTAGCGGTTTTAATGATCTCTCTGATTTTCATCTTGCTTGCAGCAATGCTCAAGTTCTGGTACATCATGGAGATCGGGCTAAAAGGGATTGCCCTTGTCTTGCTTATAGCACTATTTGTCCGTCCTGTAGCTGTATTTATCTCGATGCGGAGTTCGAAAATAAGTACTAAAGAAAAAATGTTCATATCTTTTGTGGGACCAAGAGGAGTAGTTCCTACTTCAATCGCAACTTATTTTGCAATTAGACTGGATGAAATGGGGATTGCGGGAGGCCAAACTATTGTAGGACTGGTCTTCCTGACCGTTATTATTACTGTTTTCCTGACAGGTAGTATGTCAAAAAAAGTAGCTCAGATACTGGAGATAATTCCTATGGAAATTTTGATTATTGGAGGAGGAAACGTAGGCCGTATCCTTGCCGAAAGGTTTGAGAATAGAGGAGAAAATGTGTCAGTTATAGACATCTCTGGAGAGGAATGTAACAGGTGTAGGGAATTAGGAGTCAGGGCTGTTCAGGGTAATGCAGCAGATATAGCTGTTCTGAAAAAAGCTGGGATTGAAAATGCCAAATATGTAGTTGTAACCACAAAAAAGGATGATACAAATCTTCTTTTTTGTCAGATTGCAAAGGCAAAGTTTGGGTTTAATGGGGAACAATTAGTTGTTAGGGTAAATAACGTGGAAAATCTCCCGGCATTCTGGGATCTCGGAATTCGAGCGATGAGCACTACGATGACAACTGCTGCAGTCATGGATAGTATGGTTGGCGGGAATAACCTATTTTCTATGTGTGAAGTTGGAAACAAAGGCAATATTATGGAAGTTAGAGTTACCAATCCAAAAATTGTGGGAAAAGCTATAAAGGAGATCAATTTTCCAGAAAAAAGCCTCATGGTTATGATACAACGGGGAAGTGAATCAATTATCGCACATAGCAATTTGAAACTTGAATATAACGATATTGCAACGATTATTGCTGATAAGAGTTCAGGTAAGAGTGTTGCTGATATTTTGTTTAGATAG
- a CDS encoding 23S rRNA (uridine(2552)-2'-O)-methyltransferase gives MARDRRDYYYRQAKEEGYRSRASFKLKQINERHHIINRGDSVVDLGAAPGGWLQVAKELSGGKVLGVDLQRIVPIEGVETIQGNINADSTIQKIIKTVGAKGADVVLCDAAPNLSGNWSYDHARSIELATSALECAKKILKPKGNFVVKVFQGDMFNDYMQKVRDNFVRTMAYSPKASRSQSAEIYVIGKKFLTAPLRKGDKFVVDIEKLGSSGDGAVLIEGFVVFVKEVEVGEKVRIKITDVKPNFAFADVAERLGKTEKPE, from the coding sequence ATGGCAAGAGACAGAAGAGATTACTATTATCGTCAGGCAAAAGAGGAAGGGTACCGATCAAGGGCTTCCTTCAAACTAAAGCAGATTAACGAAAGACATCATATTATCAATCGAGGAGACTCGGTTGTTGATCTGGGTGCAGCCCCGGGCGGTTGGCTCCAGGTTGCAAAGGAACTGTCCGGAGGTAAGGTTCTTGGTGTGGATCTTCAGAGAATTGTGCCTATAGAGGGTGTCGAGACCATTCAGGGCAATATAAACGCAGATTCAACCATACAGAAAATTATTAAGACCGTAGGGGCAAAAGGAGCTGATGTAGTACTTTGTGATGCAGCCCCTAACCTGTCAGGAAACTGGTCTTATGACCATGCAAGGTCAATCGAGCTTGCAACTTCAGCTCTGGAATGTGCAAAAAAAATTCTCAAGCCCAAAGGGAATTTCGTTGTTAAGGTTTTCCAGGGAGACATGTTTAACGATTACATGCAGAAGGTAAGGGATAACTTTGTCCGTACAATGGCTTATTCTCCAAAAGCCTCGCGGTCCCAGAGTGCTGAAATCTACGTTATCGGAAAGAAATTCCTTACAGCTCCGCTCCGCAAAGGAGACAAATTCGTTGTGGATATCGAAAAACTAGGCTCAAGTGGGGACGGCGCCGTGCTCATTGAAGGGTTTGTTGTCTTCGTAAAGGAAGTCGAGGTCGGAGAAAAGGTCAGGATTAAAATAACGGATGTCAAGCCAAACTTTGCTTTTGCCGATGTCGCAGAAAGGCTTGGAAAAACCGAAAAACCTGAGTAA
- a CDS encoding class I SAM-dependent DNA methyltransferase → MSENTSSIVSKVWSFCNVLRDGGVSYGDYLEQLTYLIFLKMAEEFSKPPYNRNIGIPEEYTWDKLKQQRGAELDTRYRELLEELGQKPGMLGQIFLKAQNKVSDPAMLYKIIDMIDKESWVMMGVDTKGEIYEGLLQKNAEDTKSGAGQYFTPRPLIKVMVQCLQPGPLKTIGDPCCGTGGFFLAAYDFLTSHYRLDKEQSRFLKNKTFGGNEIVAGTRRLALMNMFLHNIGEIDGEPMISNSDALIADPGYRYDYILTNPPFGKKSSMTFTNEEGEQEKEELTYNRQDFWTTTSNKQLNFLQHIHTILKTGGQAAVVLPDNVLFEGGAGETIRKKLLETTDLHTILRLPTGIFYANGVKANVLFFEAKTASKEPWTKEVWIYDYRTNVHHTLKKNPMKFSDLEDFIKCYNPENRHIRKETWSEEFPEGRFRKFSYEEIIARDKTNLDIFWLKDKSLADLDNLPDPDILANEIIENMEASLASFKEIMATINGDNEEN, encoded by the coding sequence CTGGAACAGTTGACGTATCTCATATTTCTAAAAATGGCTGAAGAATTCAGTAAGCCGCCATATAACAGAAATATCGGCATCCCTGAGGAATATACCTGGGACAAACTGAAACAGCAGCGAGGAGCCGAACTCGATACTCGTTACAGGGAACTGCTGGAAGAACTTGGTCAAAAACCAGGGATGCTCGGACAGATTTTTCTCAAAGCCCAGAACAAGGTCAGCGACCCTGCCATGCTGTATAAGATCATTGACATGATCGACAAAGAAAGCTGGGTCATGATGGGTGTGGACACAAAAGGAGAAATCTACGAAGGGCTCCTGCAAAAGAATGCCGAAGATACGAAAAGCGGAGCTGGGCAGTACTTCACCCCAAGACCGCTAATTAAAGTCATGGTCCAGTGCCTCCAGCCCGGGCCCCTGAAAACAATCGGAGATCCCTGCTGCGGCACAGGCGGGTTCTTTTTAGCAGCCTATGATTTTCTTACCTCACACTACCGGCTGGACAAAGAGCAGAGCCGCTTCCTGAAAAACAAAACCTTTGGCGGAAACGAAATCGTTGCAGGGACCCGGCGGCTTGCCCTGATGAATATGTTCCTGCACAACATAGGAGAAATCGACGGCGAGCCCATGATCTCAAATTCAGATGCTCTCATAGCCGATCCCGGTTATCGTTACGATTACATCCTCACTAACCCGCCGTTTGGAAAAAAGAGCAGCATGACCTTTACGAACGAAGAAGGCGAGCAGGAAAAAGAAGAACTCACTTACAACAGGCAGGACTTCTGGACAACCACAAGCAACAAGCAGCTAAACTTTTTACAGCATATCCATACTATCCTTAAAACCGGCGGGCAGGCAGCAGTGGTATTGCCTGACAATGTTCTGTTCGAAGGTGGAGCAGGCGAAACTATCCGCAAAAAGCTTCTTGAAACCACTGACCTGCACACAATTCTACGCCTGCCGACCGGGATTTTTTATGCAAATGGCGTAAAGGCAAACGTGCTCTTCTTCGAAGCAAAAACCGCATCAAAAGAGCCCTGGACAAAAGAAGTCTGGATTTATGATTACCGCACAAATGTGCACCACACATTGAAGAAAAACCCTATGAAATTTTCGGACCTGGAAGACTTTATTAAATGCTATAACCCCGAAAACCGCCACATCCGAAAAGAAACCTGGAGTGAAGAATTTCCCGAAGGCAGGTTCAGGAAATTCAGCTATGAGGAAATCATAGCAAGAGACAAAACGAATCTGGATATTTTCTGGCTCAAAGACAAAAGCCTGGCTGATCTGGATAATCTTCCGGACCCAGATATTCTTGCAAATGAGATTATTGAGAATATGGAGGCTTCCTTAGCGAGTTTTAAGGAAATTATGGCAACGATCAATGGAGATAATGAAGAGAATTAA
- a CDS encoding phosphoenolpyruvate synthase translates to MSVYVMHFNEVDRTNLPDVGGKGANLGEMVKAGFPVPPGFCITTSAYCDFIAASNEMNKFFDFLDQLKLDQPDEISKLGKLIRNHLLTIPISQTIKFSILDAWKIVGEEKAYAVRSSATAEDLPTASFAGQQETYLNVKGMDQLLQAVRKCWSSLFTDRAIIYRIKNGFGHRMVYLSIVVQQMIFPEVSGLMFTVDPVTGHRNIISIDASFGLGEALVSGIVSADSYQVLESQIIKKQIAEKKKAVYPVTGGGTVTRELAPELQNKQALSDDKILELAQLGQRIEKHYCSEQDIEWCLAGDRFYILQSRPITTLYPIPKLYDNKLHIFLSLAHLQMMTDAMRPMGISVFQGIFPFGKDSTPFPNHVIVEAGGRLFFDVTPFLYNNSFRRYFIWRISIADELMRDALAKIVSSEIFQQEAKANKNTTMQIFKLFKPMLSLYLKGILIIVNNLFFLDPSGIIQRATAPVEQITDNCRRRIMQVSGSERIKRVQESMRKLLQELNGNMMYVPLSFIALSIANRLTRLWLGEGLDVDTLSKSSPGNVTGEMGLMIGDLADTARKYPEVIDYLQRAEDSTFYQGLGKVNGGDIFRAGLDRFMELYGMRCPGEIDISNIRWWEAPTLLVPSIINHIKSNAPGEHRKRFRQGRKEAQEVVQKLMESISNTPVGSLKTRLVFRLLFIYRNSTGLREFPKYVIVRFFDIYRQAILAEARALHQRGVLEKEEDVFYLYLDELVALLENHFSEDLKQLIDSRKRAYEQYQKMTPPRVLTSEGEVITSVRSDFEAPKGALIGTPVSAGVAEGYVKVILRPEAAKLEKGDILVAPFTDPGWTPLFYSVEALVVEIGGMMTHGSVIAREYGIPAVVGIENATKILKDGQYVRVDGTRGFVQILK, encoded by the coding sequence ATGAGCGTTTATGTAATGCACTTTAATGAAGTCGATAGGACAAACTTGCCTGACGTCGGGGGAAAAGGCGCTAATCTGGGAGAAATGGTCAAGGCGGGGTTTCCTGTTCCGCCTGGATTTTGCATTACAACGTCGGCTTACTGTGATTTTATTGCAGCAAGCAATGAGATGAACAAATTTTTTGATTTTCTTGACCAGTTGAAACTGGATCAACCGGACGAAATTAGCAAGCTGGGAAAACTGATCAGGAACCATTTACTAACCATCCCCATATCCCAAACAATTAAATTCTCTATCCTTGATGCATGGAAAATAGTAGGGGAAGAAAAGGCTTATGCCGTTAGGTCCAGCGCTACAGCCGAAGATTTGCCAACTGCCTCTTTTGCCGGCCAGCAGGAGACCTATTTGAACGTAAAGGGAATGGATCAACTCCTTCAGGCTGTGCGGAAATGCTGGAGTTCTCTATTTACCGACAGGGCAATTATCTACCGAATCAAAAACGGATTTGGCCACCGTATGGTCTATTTATCCATAGTGGTGCAGCAAATGATATTTCCGGAGGTTTCCGGGCTTATGTTTACCGTGGATCCTGTCACAGGACACAGGAATATTATTTCTATTGATGCTAGCTTTGGGTTGGGTGAAGCTCTGGTTTCAGGAATTGTTTCAGCCGACTCTTATCAGGTTCTCGAAAGCCAGATTATTAAAAAGCAAATTGCAGAAAAGAAGAAAGCTGTTTATCCGGTCACAGGAGGAGGAACAGTAACCAGAGAACTTGCTCCTGAACTCCAGAACAAGCAGGCCCTCTCTGATGATAAAATTCTGGAGCTAGCCCAACTTGGTCAAAGGATAGAAAAACACTACTGCTCAGAGCAGGACATTGAGTGGTGTCTGGCAGGGGATAGGTTCTATATCTTACAGAGCCGTCCCATCACCACTCTTTATCCTATTCCTAAATTATATGACAATAAACTTCACATATTTTTGTCGCTTGCTCACCTGCAAATGATGACAGACGCCATGAGACCTATGGGAATTTCTGTTTTTCAGGGAATATTTCCCTTTGGAAAAGACTCCACACCCTTTCCCAACCATGTGATCGTGGAAGCGGGAGGCAGGCTTTTTTTTGACGTTACTCCTTTTTTGTACAATAACTCTTTTCGGCGATATTTTATCTGGAGAATTTCTATTGCGGACGAACTAATGAGAGATGCCCTGGCAAAAATAGTCTCAAGCGAGATCTTTCAACAGGAAGCGAAAGCAAACAAAAATACAACTATGCAGATTTTTAAATTATTCAAACCAATGCTTTCGCTCTATCTAAAAGGTATCCTAATCATTGTTAATAATTTATTCTTTCTTGATCCCTCAGGCATCATTCAGCGGGCTACAGCCCCTGTGGAACAGATAACCGATAATTGCAGACGCAGAATCATGCAGGTCTCAGGGTCAGAGCGAATTAAAAGAGTTCAGGAAAGCATGAGAAAATTGCTACAGGAACTTAATGGCAACATGATGTATGTGCCATTATCATTCATTGCCCTGTCCATTGCTAACCGTCTGACCCGGTTATGGCTGGGTGAGGGCCTTGATGTTGACACGCTGAGTAAATCCTCTCCTGGAAACGTGACCGGTGAGATGGGGTTAATGATTGGGGATCTGGCCGATACAGCACGAAAATATCCTGAGGTGATAGATTATCTTCAGAGAGCAGAAGACAGCACTTTTTATCAGGGGCTAGGTAAAGTAAATGGCGGAGATATATTCAGGGCTGGGCTGGACAGGTTCATGGAACTGTATGGCATGCGCTGCCCGGGTGAAATCGATATTTCAAATATTCGATGGTGGGAAGCCCCTACTCTTCTAGTTCCATCCATTATAAACCATATTAAAAGCAATGCTCCGGGTGAGCACCGAAAACGGTTCAGACAGGGCAGGAAAGAAGCGCAGGAAGTCGTACAAAAACTTATGGAAAGTATTAGCAACACCCCTGTCGGAAGCCTCAAAACAAGACTCGTCTTCAGGCTTCTTTTCATTTACCGAAATTCTACAGGCTTGCGCGAATTTCCCAAGTATGTTATTGTTCGATTTTTTGATATCTATCGGCAGGCCATCCTGGCAGAAGCACGAGCTTTGCATCAAAGAGGAGTCCTGGAGAAGGAAGAAGATGTATTTTATTTGTATCTCGATGAGCTGGTTGCATTGTTAGAAAATCATTTTAGTGAGGACCTGAAGCAGCTTATAGATTCCCGTAAAAGAGCCTACGAGCAGTACCAGAAGATGACTCCTCCCAGAGTTCTAACCAGCGAAGGAGAAGTTATTACGAGTGTAAGGAGCGATTTTGAGGCTCCTAAAGGGGCTTTAATTGGAACTCCTGTTTCTGCTGGGGTTGCAGAAGGGTACGTAAAGGTTATCCTCAGACCTGAAGCCGCAAAGCTGGAAAAAGGAGATATTTTAGTAGCGCCTTTTACTGATCCTGGCTGGACTCCACTGTTTTATTCCGTTGAAGCCCTGGTGGTGGAGATTGGTGGTATGATGACACACGGCTCTGTAATTGCGCGAGAATACGGTATTCCTGCAGTTGTTGGTATCGAAAATGCAACCAAAATTTTAAAAGACGGCCAGTACGTCCGTGTTGACGGTACCAGGGGTTTTGTACAGATTCTGAAGTGA
- a CDS encoding histidinol phosphate phosphatase domain-containing protein, whose translation MIDLHTHTIFSDGELIPSELVRRAVIHGYKAIALTDHADYTNLEQLIEAGQKAKYLENEWDIRVLSGVELTHVPPRKIAPLAKKAKELGAEIVVVHGETTSEPVAPGTNAASVACDYVDILAHPGLISAEDVEKAKENNVCLEITARNGHNRTNGHVARLALEIGATLLVNTDTHAPEDLITDETALKIARGAGLTEARARETLKASARKIAETV comes from the coding sequence TTGATAGATCTTCACACTCACACAATTTTCAGTGATGGGGAACTGATCCCCAGCGAACTTGTCCGGCGGGCGGTTATTCATGGCTATAAGGCTATTGCACTTACCGACCATGCCGATTACACCAATCTCGAACAGCTTATCGAAGCGGGACAGAAAGCAAAATACCTTGAAAATGAATGGGACATCCGCGTTCTATCTGGGGTTGAACTAACACATGTGCCACCAAGGAAGATTGCCCCTCTTGCAAAGAAAGCAAAAGAGCTGGGTGCAGAAATTGTGGTCGTGCATGGAGAGACCACCTCCGAGCCAGTCGCCCCCGGAACAAACGCAGCATCTGTTGCATGTGATTATGTGGACATCCTGGCCCACCCGGGCCTGATCTCCGCGGAAGATGTCGAGAAGGCTAAAGAGAACAATGTCTGCCTCGAAATTACAGCCAGGAACGGACACAACCGGACAAATGGCCATGTTGCCAGGCTTGCCCTTGAGATCGGCGCGACGCTTCTGGTAAATACTGACACACATGCCCCTGAAGACCTTATCACCGATGAAACGGCCCTGAAAATCGCGAGGGGGGCAGGGCTTACCGAGGCAAGGGCGAGAGAAACATTAAAAGCGTCAGCGAGAAAAATAGCAGAGACTGTTTAA